A window of the Diabrotica undecimpunctata isolate CICGRU chromosome 1, icDiaUnde3, whole genome shotgun sequence genome harbors these coding sequences:
- the LOC140440706 gene encoding uncharacterized protein, producing the protein MNENGERFTNFCSSHSLVIGGTIFPHKNIHKVTWTAPGHTRENQIDHIAISKRWRSSLLDVRNKRGADIASDHHLVIGTIKIKMAKNKTTRNTKRPTYNLDKLKTVPGRHMFREELQLKTREREIKSWEDFADVLTEIAEDKLDKKEKDRKEWISDATWNIIEERKQRKKDILQARTVERRAHRQQEYQTINKSVKRKARRDKRR; encoded by the coding sequence ATGAATGAAAACGGAGAGCGCTTTACAAATTTTTGTTCCAGTCATAGTTTAGTTATTGGTGGAACGATCTTTccacataaaaatattcacaagGTAACATGGACTGCACCTGGCCATACAAGagaaaatcaaatagaccacatcgctATATCAAAAAGATGGAGATCATCTCTTCTTGATGTACGTAATAAAAGAGGAGCAGACATCGCAAGTGACCATCATCTCGTAATTGGTACCATTAAAATCAAGATGGCAAAAAACAAAACCACGCGAAACACCAAGAGACCAACATACAATCTAGATAAACTAAAAACGGTCCCAGGAAGACATATGTTTAGAGAGGAACTTCAACTCAAAACAAGAGAACGTGAAATAAAAAGCTGGGAAGATTTCGCAGATGTtttgacagaaatagctgaaGACAAACTGgataaaaaagagaaagataGAAAGGAATGGATATCAGATGCAACATGGAATATTATCGAGGaaagaaaacaacgaaaaaaagaTATCCTGCAAGCAAGAACTGTAGAAAGAAGAGCACACCGACAACAGGAatatcaaacaataaataaatcagttaaaAGAAAAGCAAGAAGAGACAAAAGAAGGTAG